The genomic stretch CATCATTCCATTGCATTTTGTTCTCCCCTTACACCGTCGCGACGACTTTAATTGGAATGATTTTGCGCTCGGCCACTTGCGCTGGGCGTTTTTGCTCGCGCGCTGGCACGAATTGCACATTCGGGTCACGCTGATCGCTATTGATAAAGTGCGCAAAACGTTGATGCTGCTGCACATCATCCACCGTTTTTTGCCATTCGCACTCGTAATCGGCGCGCAACTGCGCCATATCGGTTTCCAGCTGTTCGGCAATGCCAAGCGCATCGTCGACAATCACCGAGCGCAGGTAATCCAAGCCGCCTTCCATATTCATCAACCAGCTGGCGGTGCGCTGCAACTTATCGGCGGTGCGAATGTAGAACATCATAAAGCGATCGAGGTAGCGCAATAAGGTATCGCGATCCAAATCGGCCGCCAGCAAATCGGCGTGGCGCGGCTTCATGCCGCCATTGCCGCACACGTACAAATTCCAGCCCGCGTCGGTGGCGATAATGCCGACGTCTTTGCCCTGCGCCTCGGCGCATTCGCGCGTGCAACCCGACACGCCAAACTTCATTTTGTGCGGCGTGCGTATGCCTTTGTAGCGATGCTCCAGCTCAACGCCGAAACCCACGCTGTCTTGCACGCCAAACCGGCACCACGTGCTGCCGACGCAGGTTTTCACCATGCGCAACGCTTTGGCGTAGGCTTGACCGGTTTCAAAACCGGCATCGATCAGCCGCGACCAAATCACCGGCAAATCGCCTTTGTGCGCGCCAAACAAGCCAATACGCTGCGCACCGGTAACCTTGGTATAGAGCTGAAAGTCTTTTGCTACTTGGGCTAGCGCTAGCAACCCCTCTGGGGTAACTTCGCCACCAGGCATGCGCGGAATCACCGAGTAGGTGCCGTCTTTTTGCATATTGCCCAAGAAAATATCGTTGGTGTCTTGCAACGGTGTGTGCGCAGGCTCAAGCACATATTCGCCCCATGCGCTGGCCAGAATCGACGCAACCGTTGGTTTACACACTTCACAGCCGTAACCGTGGCCAAATTTTGCAATCGCCTCGTCAAAGGTTTTGACGCCAGCAACTTTAATCTGGTGATACAGCGCTTGGCGCGAATGCGGGAAGTGTTCGCACAAATGGTTTTTGACTTCCACACCATTGCGCGCGAGTTCAGCATTGAGCACTTGACTAATCAGCGGCACACAGCCGCCACAGCCCGTTCCAGCGCCAGTTTCGGCCTTGATCGCCGCCAGCGTGTGATGCCCCGCCGCTACGGCGTCGGCAATTTTTTGTTTACTGACGTCAAAACACGAGCAAATCACCGCTGACGCGGGCAAGGCATCGACGCCCAAAGCCGGTTTTGCGCCAGCGTACGATGGCAAGATCAATGAATCTGGGTGCTCTGGCACCGGCAGGCCATTGAG from Chitinibacter sp. SCUT-21 encodes the following:
- the nirB gene encoding nitrite reductase large subunit NirB, giving the protein MSKTRIVVVGNGMVGHRFLEELCDKADAAQYQICVFCAEPRLAYDRVHLSSYFSHHTDEDLSLVKPGFFEKNGIEVLVGEAVKQIDTANKQVVSNKGTTRPYDKLILATGSSPWVPPINGSAHHECFVYRTIDDLNAIETAAKKAKSGVVIGGGLLGLEAAGALKALGLNTHVIEYAPVLMAEQLDRMGGEMLRRKITAMGVSVHTGKDTRQITMHGGKSAAHRLDFADGSQLEVDLIVFSTGIRPQDTLARYSQLAVAERGGVVINDQCQTSEPDVYAIGECASWQGQYFGLVAPGYKMAQVTVDHLLGRDNAFTGADMSAKLKLLGVSVGSIGDAHGKTSGSHSYVFQDDQAGIYKKIVVSADGATLLGAVLVGDVDDYGQLLQMKLNGLPVPEHPDSLILPSYAGAKPALGVDALPASAVICSCFDVSKQKIADAVAAGHHTLAAIKAETGAGTGCGGCVPLISQVLNAELARNGVEVKNHLCEHFPHSRQALYHQIKVAGVKTFDEAIAKFGHGYGCEVCKPTVASILASAWGEYVLEPAHTPLQDTNDIFLGNMQKDGTYSVIPRMPGGEVTPEGLLALAQVAKDFQLYTKVTGAQRIGLFGAHKGDLPVIWSRLIDAGFETGQAYAKALRMVKTCVGSTWCRFGVQDSVGFGVELEHRYKGIRTPHKMKFGVSGCTRECAEAQGKDVGIIATDAGWNLYVCGNGGMKPRHADLLAADLDRDTLLRYLDRFMMFYIRTADKLQRTASWLMNMEGGLDYLRSVIVDDALGIAEQLETDMAQLRADYECEWQKTVDDVQQHQRFAHFINSDQRDPNVQFVPAREQKRPAQVAERKIIPIKVVATV